A portion of the Mesobacillus sp. AQ2 genome contains these proteins:
- the secY gene encoding preprotein translocase subunit SecY, which produces MFQTISNFMRVGEIRNKILFTLLMLIVFRLGSFIPVPNVNADILKAQDDMSVFGVLNTFGGGALQNFSIFAMGIMPYITASIIIQLLQMDVVPKFTEWSKQGEVGRRKLAQFTRYFTIVLGFIQALGMSYGFNNMAGGLLIQNAGITSYLMIALVLTAGTAFLMWLGEQITAKGVGNGISIIIFAGIAAGIPTMVNQIYAQQFSDAGDALFLRIVTVLLILIAVIAIVVGVIFIQQATRKIPIQYAKRMSVGNNAVGGQNTHLPLKVNAAGVIPVIFAISFVVTPPTIAQFFGTNDVTLWIQKTFDYTQPIGMIVYVALIIAFTYFYAFIQVNPEQVAENLKKQGGYVPGIRPGKNTQEYLTRVLYRLTLVGAIFLSVISVLPVFFIKFAGLPQSVQIGGTSLLIVVGVALETMKQLEAQLVKRHYKGFIK; this is translated from the coding sequence ATGTTCCAGACAATCTCCAATTTTATGCGCGTGGGTGAAATTAGAAATAAAATTCTCTTCACCCTTTTAATGTTGATTGTATTTCGTCTTGGTTCATTTATTCCTGTACCGAACGTAAATGCAGATATTTTGAAAGCACAGGATGACATGAGTGTCTTCGGTGTGCTGAATACTTTTGGCGGCGGTGCGCTGCAGAACTTCTCCATCTTCGCGATGGGAATCATGCCGTACATCACTGCTTCAATCATCATCCAGCTTTTGCAGATGGATGTTGTGCCAAAGTTTACTGAATGGTCCAAACAAGGAGAAGTCGGACGCCGTAAATTAGCTCAGTTTACCCGCTATTTCACGATCGTTCTTGGTTTTATCCAGGCACTCGGTATGTCTTATGGCTTTAACAATATGGCAGGAGGATTATTGATCCAAAATGCCGGTATCACTTCTTACCTGATGATTGCCCTTGTTCTGACAGCTGGAACTGCATTCCTGATGTGGCTCGGTGAGCAGATCACGGCAAAAGGTGTAGGAAATGGTATTTCAATCATTATCTTTGCAGGTATTGCTGCCGGAATTCCGACAATGGTCAATCAGATTTATGCACAGCAGTTCTCTGATGCAGGCGACGCTCTGTTCCTGCGCATTGTGACTGTATTGCTGATTCTGATTGCTGTTATCGCAATCGTTGTGGGTGTTATTTTCATCCAGCAGGCAACACGTAAAATACCGATCCAGTACGCTAAACGCATGAGCGTAGGAAACAACGCGGTTGGCGGCCAGAACACTCACCTTCCTTTGAAAGTGAACGCTGCTGGTGTCATCCCGGTTATCTTCGCGATTTCGTTTGTCGTTACACCTCCGACAATCGCTCAGTTCTTCGGCACGAATGATGTGACACTCTGGATTCAGAAGACGTTTGATTACACACAGCCGATCGGTATGATCGTCTATGTGGCACTAATCATCGCGTTCACGTATTTCTATGCGTTCATCCAGGTCAATCCTGAACAAGTCGCCGAGAACCTGAAGAAGCAGGGTGGATATGTTCCTGGTATACGTCCAGGAAAAAACACACAGGAATACTTGACAAGGGTTCTTTATCGCCTGACTTTGGTTGGTGCGATTTTCCTTTCAGTAATCTCTGTGCTGCCAGTGTTTTTCATTAAATTCGCTGGTCTGCCTCAATCGGTTCAGATTGGCGGAACTAGCTTGCTGATCGTTGTCGGCGTTGCGCTTGAAACGATGAAGCAGCTTGAAGCTCAGCTTGTAAAACGCCATTATAAAGGCTTTATAAAATAA
- a CDS encoding adenylate kinase, with product MNLVLMGLPGAGKGTQADKIVGKYNIPHISTGDMFRAAIKEGTELGLQAKSFMDKGELVPDEVTIGIVRERLSKEDCENGFLLDGFPRTVAQAEALDSMLADLGKKIDYVINIDVDQSILMERLTGRRICKNCGATYHLVFNPPAKEGVCDRCGGELYQRADDNAETVQNRLDVNIQQTKPLLNFYEDKGYLRNINGQQDIDVVFADIEELLGGLN from the coding sequence GTGAATTTGGTTCTGATGGGGCTTCCGGGTGCCGGTAAGGGCACGCAAGCCGATAAAATTGTTGGTAAATACAACATCCCTCATATCTCAACTGGAGATATGTTCCGTGCAGCTATCAAAGAAGGAACGGAACTTGGATTACAGGCAAAATCATTTATGGACAAGGGAGAGCTGGTTCCTGACGAAGTTACGATCGGGATTGTCCGTGAACGCTTAAGCAAAGAAGACTGTGAAAATGGATTCCTTCTTGATGGATTCCCGCGCACAGTTGCACAGGCTGAAGCACTGGACAGCATGCTTGCTGATCTTGGCAAAAAAATTGATTATGTCATCAACATTGATGTGGATCAGAGTATCCTCATGGAGCGTTTGACAGGACGCAGGATTTGTAAAAACTGTGGAGCGACATACCACCTTGTGTTCAATCCTCCTGCAAAGGAAGGCGTTTGTGACCGTTGTGGCGGCGAGCTTTACCAGCGCGCTGATGATAACGCAGAAACAGTTCAAAACCGTCTGGACGTTAACATCCAGCAAACAAAGCCTCTGTTGAACTTCTATGAAGATAAAGGTTACTTACGCAATATCAACGGTCAGCAGGACATTGATGTCGTTTTTGCTGATATCGAAGAATTGCTTGGGGGCTTAAATTAA
- the map gene encoding type I methionyl aminopeptidase: MIICKTPREIEIMREAGRIVALTHQELKKHVAPGITTKELDAIAEDFIRKQGATPSFKGYNGFRGSICASVNEELVHGIPGNRVLKEGDIISIDIGAKYNGYHGDSAWTYPVGKVDEETQRLLDVTEESLFTGLKEAKPGERLSNISHAIQTYVESEGFSIVREYVGHGIGQELHEDPQIPHYGPPNRGPRLKPGMVLCIEPMVNAGSRYVNTLADNWTVVTVDGKMCAHFEHTIAITETGFEILTKA; the protein is encoded by the coding sequence ATGATCATATGCAAAACCCCTCGTGAAATAGAAATTATGCGGGAAGCAGGTCGCATTGTAGCGCTGACACACCAGGAGTTGAAAAAACACGTTGCTCCTGGCATTACAACCAAAGAGCTGGATGCCATTGCTGAGGATTTTATCCGCAAACAAGGTGCAACTCCTTCTTTTAAAGGTTATAATGGTTTTCGCGGCAGCATCTGTGCATCCGTTAATGAAGAACTAGTTCACGGGATACCTGGAAATCGGGTTCTTAAAGAAGGCGACATCATCAGCATTGACATCGGTGCAAAGTACAACGGATACCACGGGGACTCCGCCTGGACTTACCCGGTTGGAAAGGTTGATGAAGAAACCCAGCGTCTGTTGGACGTGACAGAAGAGTCATTGTTCACGGGCCTGAAAGAAGCTAAGCCAGGGGAACGTCTTTCGAACATCTCCCATGCAATTCAAACGTATGTGGAATCAGAAGGCTTTTCTATTGTTCGTGAGTATGTCGGCCATGGAATTGGGCAAGAATTGCATGAAGACCCGCAAATTCCTCATTACGGCCCTCCTAACAGAGGACCGAGGCTGAAGCCTGGAATGGTTCTATGCATAGAACCGATGGTGAATGCAGGAAGCCGCTATGTAAATACGTTAGCCGATAATTGGACTGTTGTAACGGTTGACGGTAAAATGTGTGCTCATTTTGAGCATACCATTGCGATCACTGAAACTGGTTTTGAGATCTTAACAAAAGCCTGA
- the infA gene encoding translation initiation factor IF-1 produces MAKDDVIEIEGTVIETLPNAMFKVELENGHTVLAHVSGKIRMHFIRILPGDKVTVELSPYDLTRGRITYRFK; encoded by the coding sequence ATGGCGAAAGATGATGTAATTGAAATTGAAGGCACAGTAATAGAAACTTTGCCGAATGCAATGTTTAAGGTAGAATTAGAGAATGGTCATACAGTGTTGGCTCATGTTTCCGGCAAAATCAGAATGCACTTCATTCGGATCCTGCCTGGAGATAAAGTAACAGTTGAGCTTTCTCCATATGATTTGACTCGCGGAAGAATTACTTACCGCTTTAAATAA
- the rpmJ gene encoding 50S ribosomal protein L36, giving the protein MKVRPSVKPICEKCKVIRRKGKVMVICENPKHKQKQG; this is encoded by the coding sequence ATGAAAGTGAGACCATCTGTTAAGCCAATCTGTGAAAAGTGCAAAGTTATCCGCAGAAAAGGCAAAGTAATGGTGATCTGTGAAAACCCTAAACATAAACAAAAACAAGGTTAA
- the rpsM gene encoding 30S ribosomal protein S13, with translation MARIAGVDIPREKRVVIALTYIFGIGRSTAEKVLAEAGVSEETRVRDLTEEELNKIRDIIDKLKVEGDLRREVSLNIKRLMEIGSYRGLRHRRGLPVRGQNTKNNARTRKGPRKTVANKKK, from the coding sequence ATGGCACGTATTGCTGGTGTAGATATTCCACGTGAAAAGCGTGTAGTTATTGCTTTAACATATATTTTCGGAATCGGCAGATCAACTGCTGAGAAAGTTCTTGCTGAGGCTGGTGTTTCTGAAGAAACTCGCGTTCGCGACCTTACTGAAGAAGAACTTAACAAAATCCGTGATATCATCGACAAGTTAAAGGTTGAAGGTGACCTTCGCCGTGAAGTTTCACTAAACATCAAGCGTCTAATGGAGATCGGTTCATACCGTGGCTTGCGTCATCGTCGTGGATTGCCTGTTCGCGGACAAAACACGAAGAACAACGCACGTACTCGTAAAGGTCCTCGTAAGACTGTAGCTAACAAGAAAAAATAA
- the rpsK gene encoding 30S ribosomal protein S11: protein MARKTNTRKRRVKKNIESGVAHIRSTFNNTIVTITDVHGNALSWSSAGALGFKGSRKSTPFAAQMAAETAAKTSMEHGLKTLEVTVKGPGAGREAAIRALQAAGLEVTAIKDVTPVPHNGCRPPKRRRV from the coding sequence ATGGCTCGTAAAACTAATACACGCAAACGCCGCGTCAAAAAGAATATTGAAAGTGGAGTTGCGCATATTCGTTCAACTTTCAACAACACTATCGTAACAATTACAGACGTACATGGTAACGCATTATCATGGTCTAGTGCAGGTGCGCTTGGTTTCAAGGGTTCACGTAAATCCACTCCATTCGCAGCACAAATGGCAGCAGAAACTGCAGCTAAGACTTCTATGGAACATGGTCTGAAAACTCTTGAGGTTACTGTTAAAGGACCAGGTGCTGGCCGTGAAGCAGCAATCCGTGCTCTTCAAGCAGCAGGTCTTGAAGTAACTGCGATCAAAGACGTTACTCCAGTTCCACATAACGGCTGCCGCCCGCCAAAACGTCGCCGTGTTTAA
- a CDS encoding DNA-directed RNA polymerase subunit alpha: MIEIEKPKIETVEISDDAKYGKFVVEPLERGYGTTLGNSLRRILLSSLPGAAVTSIQIDGVLHEFSTIEGVVEDVTSIILNVKKLALKIYSDEEKTLEIDVQGEGPVTAASITHDSDVEVLNPDLHIATLSSKGSLRMRLNARRGRGYNPADQNKREDQPIGVIPIDSIYTPVSRVSYQVENTRVGQMTNYDKLVFDVWTDGSTGPKEAIALGSKILTEHLNIFVGLTDEAQNAEIMVEKEEDQKEKVLEMTIEELDLSVRSYNCLKRAGINTVQELAHKTEEDMMKVRNLGRKSLEEVKAKLEELGLGLRKDD, from the coding sequence ATGATCGAAATAGAAAAACCAAAAATCGAAACGGTTGAGATCAGCGATGATGCCAAGTACGGCAAGTTTGTCGTAGAACCGCTTGAGCGTGGATATGGTACAACTTTGGGTAACTCCTTACGTCGTATCCTATTATCCTCACTCCCAGGTGCAGCTGTCACATCGATTCAAATCGATGGAGTACTTCATGAGTTCTCAACAATTGAAGGCGTCGTAGAAGATGTAACATCAATCATTTTAAACGTTAAGAAATTAGCGTTGAAGATCTACTCTGATGAAGAGAAGACACTTGAAATCGATGTACAGGGCGAGGGTCCAGTCACTGCAGCATCCATCACGCATGACAGTGATGTCGAAGTCCTTAATCCGGATCTTCACATTGCTACTCTATCAAGCAAAGGCTCATTGCGTATGCGCCTGAATGCAAGAAGAGGACGCGGATACAATCCTGCTGACCAGAACAAGCGTGAAGACCAGCCGATCGGTGTCATTCCAATCGACTCTATCTACACACCGGTTTCACGAGTATCTTATCAAGTAGAAAATACACGCGTAGGGCAAATGACGAATTATGACAAGCTGGTATTTGACGTATGGACAGATGGCAGCACTGGTCCTAAGGAAGCTATTGCACTAGGTTCAAAGATCCTGACTGAGCACTTGAACATTTTTGTCGGTCTGACTGACGAAGCTCAAAATGCTGAGATCATGGTAGAGAAAGAAGAAGACCAAAAAGAAAAAGTCCTTGAGATGACGATTGAGGAACTTGATCTTTCTGTTCGTTCATATAACTGCTTAAAGCGTGCTGGTATCAACACTGTCCAGGAGCTTGCTCACAAGACAGAAGAAGATATGATGAAAGTGCGTAACCTTGGCAGAAAATCACTAGAAGAAGTGAAAGCAAAACTAGAAGAGCTAGGCTTAGGCTTACGCAAAGATGACTAG
- the rplQ gene encoding 50S ribosomal protein L17: protein MGYRKLGRTSAQRKAMLRDLTTDLIINERIETTETRAKELRSVVEKMITLGKRGDLHARRQASAWVRHEVANAETNQDAVQKLFADIAPRYAERQGGYTRIMKLGPRRGDGAPMVIIELV from the coding sequence ATGGGATACAGAAAGTTAGGACGCACAAGTGCCCAGCGTAAAGCAATGCTACGTGACTTAACAACTGATTTGATTATCAATGAGCGTATTGAAACTACTGAAACACGTGCGAAAGAGCTTCGTTCAGTTGTTGAGAAAATGATTACTCTTGGAAAGCGCGGAGACCTTCACGCTCGCCGTCAAGCATCTGCTTGGGTTCGCCACGAAGTTGCAAACGCTGAAACAAACCAGGATGCAGTTCAAAAACTATTCGCTGACATCGCTCCTCGTTACGCTGAGCGTCAAGGTGGATACACTCGTATCATGAAACTTGGACCACGCCGCGGTGACGGTGCGCCAATGGTAATTATCGAGTTAGTTTAA
- a CDS encoding energy-coupling factor ABC transporter ATP-binding protein, producing the protein MSKPLVSIEGVSFSYEGQQTPALKNITFDILEGEWLAIVGHNGSGKSTLAKLLNGLQFPQEGTIAVCGTVLSEDTVWEVRKNVGMVFQNPDNQFVGTTVRDDVAFGLENHGVPQETMVERVQTSLDKVKMGTFLNQEPHHLSGGQKQRVAIAGVIALQPAIIILDEATSMLDPRGRAEVIETVRELKDRENITVISITHDLEEAAKADRIIVMNKGELYREGTPEQIFEMDEELVKLGLDIPFPVKISKIMRQKGIGLTKTYLTEEELVTELWTSHSKM; encoded by the coding sequence ATGAGCAAACCACTAGTGAGTATAGAGGGTGTATCCTTCAGCTATGAGGGACAGCAGACGCCTGCGCTGAAAAATATCACCTTTGATATTTTAGAAGGCGAATGGCTGGCGATTGTCGGTCATAATGGTTCAGGCAAATCGACGCTGGCAAAATTATTGAATGGGCTTCAATTCCCCCAGGAGGGAACAATCGCAGTATGCGGAACGGTACTGTCTGAAGATACAGTGTGGGAAGTTAGAAAAAATGTAGGAATGGTCTTTCAAAATCCTGATAACCAGTTCGTTGGAACGACGGTAAGGGATGATGTGGCTTTTGGTCTGGAAAATCACGGCGTGCCGCAGGAGACGATGGTAGAGCGTGTACAGACTTCACTTGATAAAGTCAAAATGGGAACCTTTCTGAATCAAGAGCCGCACCATCTGTCAGGCGGCCAGAAACAGCGTGTCGCCATCGCGGGTGTGATTGCCTTGCAGCCGGCCATCATCATTTTGGACGAGGCTACATCGATGCTTGATCCACGCGGCCGTGCAGAAGTAATCGAAACCGTACGCGAATTGAAAGACCGCGAAAACATCACGGTCATTTCGATCACGCATGACCTTGAGGAAGCTGCCAAAGCAGACAGGATCATCGTCATGAACAAAGGGGAGCTCTATCGTGAAGGAACTCCCGAACAGATCTTCGAGATGGATGAAGAATTGGTTAAGCTGGGTCTGGATATCCCTTTCCCGGTAAAAATAAGTAAAATCATGCGTCAAAAAGGAATAGGACTTACGAAAACATATTTGACAGAAGAAGAGCTGGTGACGGAATTATGGACATCTCACTCAAAAATGTAG
- a CDS encoding energy-coupling factor ABC transporter ATP-binding protein, with protein sequence MDISLKNVEYRYQADSPFERLAISDVSIDIPSGTYLAVIGHTGSGKSTVLQHLNALLKPTKGSVLIGSREIKAGRKEKNLKGVREKVGIVFQFPEHQLFEETVEKDIMFGPMNFGVTEADAKARAIVALKLVGLPEDILEKSPFDLSGGQMRRVAIAGVLAMEPEVIVLDEPTAGLDPRGRKEIMDLFYTLHKKRNLSTVLVTHSMEDAARYADEIVVMHQGKVFTKGTPEQIFADPIALLELGLDVPEVVGLQLKIEKAFDTKFSKVSLSEEELAEMVAEFVKGGGQK encoded by the coding sequence ATGGACATCTCACTCAAAAATGTAGAATATCGTTACCAGGCTGATTCCCCGTTCGAACGTCTTGCGATATCCGATGTATCAATCGATATCCCTTCAGGAACATATCTTGCTGTCATCGGTCATACCGGTTCGGGCAAGTCTACCGTTCTTCAGCACTTGAATGCTCTCTTGAAACCAACAAAAGGCTCCGTCCTGATTGGCAGCCGGGAAATCAAGGCAGGGCGGAAAGAGAAGAACCTTAAGGGTGTCCGCGAAAAGGTAGGCATTGTCTTCCAATTCCCGGAGCATCAGTTATTCGAAGAGACAGTGGAAAAGGATATCATGTTTGGCCCGATGAATTTTGGTGTTACTGAAGCAGACGCGAAGGCTCGTGCCATTGTAGCGCTCAAGTTGGTAGGATTGCCTGAAGACATCCTTGAAAAATCGCCTTTTGACCTTTCAGGAGGTCAGATGCGGCGTGTGGCCATCGCGGGTGTACTGGCGATGGAGCCTGAAGTCATCGTATTGGACGAGCCGACTGCAGGTTTGGACCCTCGCGGACGGAAAGAAATTATGGACTTATTTTATACTCTTCACAAAAAAAGGAATTTATCTACAGTTCTTGTCACCCATAGTATGGAGGACGCAGCCAGGTATGCGGATGAAATAGTTGTCATGCATCAGGGCAAGGTTTTTACAAAAGGGACACCCGAACAGATTTTTGCCGATCCAATCGCTTTGCTGGAACTTGGGCTAGATGTACCCGAAGTTGTTGGCCTGCAGTTAAAGATAGAAAAAGCATTTGATACGAAATTCAGTAAGGTCAGCCTTTCAGAAGAGGAGCTCGCGGAAATGGTCGCAGAGTTCGTGAAAGGGGGCGGTCAAAAATGA
- a CDS encoding energy-coupling factor transporter transmembrane protein EcfT, which produces MMEKMIFGRYVPGDSLLHRMDPRSKLIMVFLFVIIVFIANNVPTYAALAAYTFLMVGLSRIPLRFLYGGLKPVFLLVLFTFLLHIFMTKEGDIVFELGWLKIYEEGLRQGIFISLRFLLLILMTSLLTLTTTPIEITDGLETLLNPLKKFKFPVHELALMMSISLRFIPTLMQETDKIMKAQTARGVEYNSGPVKERIKAIVPLLIPLFISSFKRAEELAVAMEARGYKGGEGRTKYRQLTWGMVDTAMLLFLAAVTVLLFVLRG; this is translated from the coding sequence ATGATGGAGAAAATGATTTTTGGCCGTTATGTGCCTGGAGATTCACTTCTTCATAGGATGGACCCGCGTTCAAAGCTGATCATGGTGTTCCTGTTTGTCATCATAGTATTTATTGCCAACAATGTCCCGACCTATGCTGCACTTGCAGCCTACACATTTCTAATGGTAGGTTTGTCGAGGATTCCGTTAAGATTCCTGTATGGCGGGCTGAAGCCAGTGTTTTTGCTCGTGTTGTTTACATTCCTGCTCCATATCTTCATGACCAAAGAAGGCGATATCGTCTTCGAGCTTGGCTGGCTGAAAATCTATGAGGAAGGTCTCAGGCAGGGGATATTCATCTCCCTCAGATTCCTGCTGCTGATTCTCATGACGTCACTTTTGACTTTGACGACGACGCCGATCGAGATTACCGATGGACTCGAGACATTGCTGAATCCTTTGAAAAAATTCAAGTTCCCTGTCCACGAGCTCGCTTTAATGATGTCAATTTCGTTGAGATTCATCCCGACGCTCATGCAGGAAACCGATAAAATCATGAAGGCTCAGACAGCACGCGGAGTAGAGTATAACAGCGGCCCTGTCAAAGAGCGGATCAAGGCGATCGTGCCATTATTGATTCCGCTGTTCATCAGCTCGTTCAAGCGGGCAGAGGAGCTTGCTGTTGCAATGGAGGCAAGAGGCTATAAAGGCGGCGAAGGACGAACGAAGTATCGACAATTGACATGGGGCATGGTCGATACCGCGATGCTTCTCTTCCTGGCAGCTGTCACAGTTCTACTATTCGTTTTAAGAGGGTAA
- the truA gene encoding tRNA pseudouridine(38-40) synthase TruA has translation MPRIKCIISYEGTGFSGYQVQPGKRTVQSELEKALEKLNKGTSIRVSASGRTDAGVHARGQVIHFDTMLEIEPARWQIALNSLLPSDIAVNSVELATPDFHARFDAVGKEYRYFLLLAKHRDPFQRNYAYQFPYELNFEAMKEAATQLLGTNDFTSFCSAKTEVEDRVRTLQEIEFFEENGLLEFRFVGNGFLYNMVRILVGTLLEVGTGRRAAGSMHQLLEARDRTQAGKTAPGHGLYLWKVFYDEEDHQFEN, from the coding sequence ATGCCGCGAATCAAATGTATAATTTCATACGAAGGCACCGGTTTTTCCGGCTATCAGGTGCAGCCAGGCAAAAGGACGGTCCAGAGTGAGCTGGAAAAGGCCCTGGAGAAGCTGAATAAGGGGACAAGCATCAGGGTTAGCGCATCAGGCCGTACAGACGCAGGAGTACATGCCCGCGGCCAGGTGATCCATTTTGACACGATGCTGGAAATTGAGCCGGCCAGATGGCAAATCGCGCTCAATTCCCTGCTGCCTAGTGATATTGCTGTGAATTCGGTGGAATTGGCCACGCCTGATTTCCATGCCCGCTTTGATGCGGTTGGCAAGGAGTATCGCTACTTCCTGTTGCTGGCAAAGCATCGGGATCCCTTCCAGCGGAATTATGCCTATCAATTTCCGTACGAACTGAATTTTGAAGCCATGAAGGAAGCAGCAACACAGCTGCTTGGCACAAATGATTTCACTAGTTTTTGCTCAGCGAAAACAGAAGTGGAAGACCGGGTGCGAACCTTGCAGGAAATCGAATTTTTCGAAGAGAACGGTCTGCTGGAATTCAGGTTTGTCGGTAATGGCTTCCTTTACAATATGGTAAGGATCCTAGTCGGGACCTTGCTGGAGGTAGGAACAGGCAGGAGAGCTGCAGGCAGCATGCACCAGCTTCTCGAGGCCCGAGACCGTACCCAGGCCGGCAAGACCGCACCTGGACACGGACTGTATCTGTGGAAGGTTTTTTATGATGAAGAAGATCATCAATTCGAAAATTAA
- the rplM gene encoding 50S ribosomal protein L13: MRTTFMANANNIERKWYVVDAAGKTLGRLSTEVAAILRGKHKPTFTPHVDTGDHVIIINASKIELTGKKLTDKIYYRHTMHPGGLKQRTALEMRTNYAEKMLELAIKGMLPKNSLGRQMFKKLHVYAGNEHPHQAQQPEVYELRG; this comes from the coding sequence ATGCGTACAACGTTTATGGCAAATGCCAACAATATCGAACGTAAATGGTACGTAGTTGATGCTGCAGGCAAGACTCTAGGTCGCCTTTCTACTGAAGTAGCAGCTATTCTACGTGGTAAACATAAACCAACTTTCACACCACATGTTGACACTGGTGATCACGTAATCATCATCAACGCATCTAAGATCGAACTTACAGGCAAGAAATTGACTGACAAAATCTACTACCGCCACACAATGCACCCAGGTGGATTGAAGCAAAGAACAGCTCTTGAAATGCGTACAAACTACGCTGAAAAGATGCTTGAACTTGCAATCAAAGGCATGCTTCCAAAGAACTCTCTTGGACGCCAAATGTTTAAAAAGCTTCATGTATATGCTGGTAACGAGCATCCACATCAAGCACAACAACCTGAAGTTTACGAACTTCGCGGATAA
- the rpsI gene encoding 30S ribosomal protein S9 yields the protein MAQVQYIGTGRRKSSVARVRLVPGTGKITINDREIEDYIPFAALREVVKQPLVATETVGSYDIHVNVNGGGYTGQAGAIRHGIARALLQADPEFRPTLKRAGLLTRDARMKERKKYGLKGARRAPQFSKR from the coding sequence TTGGCACAGGTTCAATATATCGGTACCGGTCGTCGTAAGAGCTCCGTTGCGCGAGTTCGTTTAGTACCAGGCACTGGAAAAATTACAATCAACGATCGTGAAATTGAAGATTATATCCCATTCGCAGCACTACGTGAAGTAGTTAAGCAGCCGCTTGTTGCTACTGAAACTGTAGGAAGCTACGATATCCACGTTAACGTAAATGGCGGTGGATACACTGGCCAGGCTGGCGCAATCCGCCACGGTATCGCTCGTGCGCTACTTCAAGCTGACCCAGAATTCCGTCCAACACTTAAGCGTGCAGGACTTCTTACTCGTGACGCTCGTATGAAAGAACGTAAGAAATACGGTCTTAAAGGCGCTCGTCGTGCACCTCAGTTCTCAAAGCGTTAA
- a CDS encoding endonuclease: MILSASEAYIHNIENKPYYDTELDAKMRERYYCDAVFFPEELHLLLVKTHTHHLKYSPHEYVYPWVDLQENLQLKSLYSGQDLDPVEVIEEDLRLIKTLKEGGFSASSEVLFNTEHVVPQSWFDGKEPMRGDLHHLFACEPACNSMRSNHPFYDFQTYEPELAASGIRSGCGMVEAGKFEPEYGKGIVARAVFYFNLRYKDVIQLDAQMNFEVLLGWHLEHPVTLYEQHRNAAIQEMQGNRNPFIDFPEMAEVMLGL, from the coding sequence ATGATTCTCTCGGCCAGTGAGGCGTACATTCATAACATCGAGAATAAACCGTATTATGATACAGAACTGGACGCGAAAATGCGTGAGAGATATTATTGTGACGCTGTTTTCTTTCCAGAGGAGCTCCATTTGCTGCTGGTAAAAACCCACACCCACCATCTAAAATACTCGCCGCATGAGTATGTTTATCCTTGGGTGGACCTGCAGGAGAACCTTCAACTGAAGAGCCTTTATTCTGGCCAGGACCTAGACCCGGTTGAGGTAATCGAGGAAGATTTGCGACTCATCAAAACTCTGAAGGAAGGTGGATTTTCAGCAAGTTCTGAAGTTCTATTCAATACCGAACATGTTGTACCACAATCATGGTTTGATGGTAAGGAACCAATGCGGGGTGACCTCCACCATCTGTTCGCCTGCGAGCCAGCATGCAACAGCATGAGAAGCAATCATCCGTTTTACGATTTCCAGACCTATGAACCTGAGCTTGCTGCATCTGGAATAAGGTCCGGATGTGGAATGGTAGAAGCAGGTAAATTCGAACCCGAATACGGTAAAGGAATTGTTGCAAGAGCCGTATTTTACTTCAATTTGAGATACAAGGATGTCATCCAACTTGATGCTCAGATGAACTTCGAGGTTCTGCTTGGCTGGCATCTAGAACACCCGGTCACCTTGTATGAACAGCATCGGAATGCCGCCATCCAGGAAATGCAGGGAAACCGCAACCCTTTCATTGATTTTCCGGAGATGGCAGAAGTAATGTTGGGCTTATAA